ATGGAAGGTCCAGCTCCTGCCAATTTTCTGCGGTTTATGTCTCATTTCTGAGCAGGATATGCCTACAACTTACActacttaattttcttttctcaaatgGTGGAGGGAGTGACCAACCTAACAATAAACTTTGTAGTGAAAATTTTTGATGGCACATTTTATGAAGATCCTATGACCCTTTTTGCATGCTGTTAAATTTATATGCTTACTTTTATGCATTTGAGCCAGAGGCTCGCAGCAATTTTGAAAGGTTTAGGCCCCACTGATTTTCCATTGAACAGCTTAAAGAAATCAAAGGAGAAAACATTGAAAGTGTCCTGTAGTAGAATGCACTTCAAAAGGGTCATCCTTGTACATTGCTTACAAATTACATGTATTAGTTGGCTTTTGTGAGgctataaatatttaaaccaAATTAGCCATGCTGGTGGATCACCAACATTAGACTTGTTCACTGCAAAGCCATAAAGAGGCTTGTTTGGACCAGCTTAGAGGCCAGCTTCTTGTTTTTTAAATCATACTGACCATGTCAATCCATTATATGCAACTGTCTATGGTTATGTATGCCCATTCTAACCAACTGGGGATAAAGAATTCAAGGAGTGCAATTATCAAAAGCTCATtataatttgtaagaaaattgtgCACATTAACTAAAGGAATAACTAACAAATGATACGTGAAGATCGTAAATACATACACCCCAGTTTGACGGTCTTGGTGGAGGATCAAGCTTCATAACCTCTGTCTCGAGTGCCTTTTGAGCCTTATAATAAGGAACATTTTTCACTATGACAGGATCATCCCTTGCACGATCAGGATCAATAGATATCAAGGCCTATGATGACatcaattcaaaataaaaaaacattgtaaaatttaatccagagaaaattacataaatttaagATGAACACAACTGTCAATCAACCACATGAATAACTCCATATATAGATTCCAAGTAATACAAAACTACCACAATTATCAGAAAAATAGTAAGAGAATAAGCTTTTCTTCCATTTATTTTAGCAACTTGATGAATCCCCAGCATACCCAACATTTATTTGCTGTGTCTTTCACATCTAAAATATGAGCATAGGCATTGCTACATAACCATGGCTAGAGCAAAGGATTAAAAGCTTACCTCCTGCAGATACTCCCACCCTGGTTTCCTCTTCGCCACCACATCTCGGAGTTGATCATACCGCCTAGATTCCTAAATTCACTcacaaaaaggaaaaggaatAGATATATTTAGAAACATAGACTTAACCAACTTCAATAAAGCATGAACGTGACAGATGATGATTTAGGCTGTATAATGTCTGGTTAACTCTTGGAAAGGTTAATCGAATGAAAGGTTGTACAATCAGAGTTATGATTCCCTTTTTTCAATTccactttaaatattaaatcctTCCACACCACTTTCCTCAGCAATTTGAAATTCCAGGTATTTACTGGCATACAGGTGAAAGTACTTAGTCCAAAGAATATCTTCCAACACATTATGATTGCCAGCTAGAGAAATATACGAGTTTATTCAGTCAATAGGTTCCGTGAATCCTTCACTATTAAAAGACACACACAGAGAAGAAACAGCATAGGTGCTTGGCAAATTAATTCGGTGCTGGAAAAAGTGATGAAAACCTACAAAAAACTACAAGCCAACAGATTCATATATCAATTCAGATCagttgtttcttttattttcacaaaattaaaattctacaAAAAAATCTCTTAAAAGAGGTGCATGTTCCACTGAGCTCAAAGAGTGAGAATGAATTAACGTTAGCAGAAAATAGAGGAAATTAAATTTTCACTTGTAGGTGTGCAGCACAAAAGGAAAACCAGGTCATTGAAAATGATTCTCATCCCTCCGGAAGTAGCTAGGAACAGAAGTACATTACTTTTGTAGTACGTTCCTAATCAAAATATAAGGGTAAACGAGCAAAAACACATTTCATGTGTTTAATCCTGAACCTCAACATTGTATTTTcacattttattcatatttcatgaCAAATTTGCAACGAAAAATTGTTTCAAGAAAGTATGTAATTTCATCATTTCTTTTACCAAGCAATCATTTATCATATCATAGGGTAATAATTAGTGGAGTAATCGTACTGAACTGTGGAAAGGAATAAAAGTGATAACCTTGTATTGCCACCATATTTTCTGCTTCACGTCATCATCATAGGTAAATCCACCCATGATCTGAGGAAATGTAATCAGCCAAAATGCAGCAATACTAGGATCCTTCATGCTGTGAACTATGTGCTGAAAagggaaaaaacaaaaacaacaaatagtTATGATTTCAATGTCAAAAAAGTGTAAGAAatcagaagaaaaataatttttttatattttatgtcttCTCTTGACACACTAACTTAACCAATAAAAGTTTGCATGAAATGCTAATCTAAGAGAAATATGAATTCAAATGCATAACACAGAAGTAAAGAAATGAGTAAAAATGCCTAGGATCAAGGTTTGTTTCAGTTGCATGTGAGAGGAATCTGTATAATATTGTCAATAATAAATAGTGACAACTTAGAATTGACACTGACCTCATATGggtaatccatttttttcaaCACATTATAAGCTTGCCATGGAGGCTCCATAATCTGCAAAAAGAAAAGGATGCTTAAAACAATATGAAATAGCTTTACACCTACTTGTTAAACAGTTgatccaaaaaataattttaacatctATTCAGATAtagtgtattttaattttaatatattacatattattgagaagtaaaataaataatccaataaatctttaaaaagtTATGAGAGTCTCGTAAGGTTTAAATAGTGTCATTGTTACAAGAGAAATCAACCAAGTGTTTGTGAAAATATGTTGaggaagaaatttttttattttgtagcaATTACAACTTACAAGTATAATTACATCAAAAGAATTCACTGTTTTGACTAATCAATGGTTATTATACAATGTATCTGATGGATTCTAATtcatttatgaaattaaaaataaaaattggggtATGTGGGTATGAATTGGTTAagagaaagtgagaaaatataatattgaatcACTAAGTGACATATCAATCAAAATACTGGTGTGAAAACAATGGATTAGTTTAATTGTCAAAGCCACATTTGGCTacatattataaatagattattaAAACTTCACGGgtaatattaaagataaaagtatGAAAGGGTTAAATCCAAAAATGGGAAAAGAACCAAGCACCAAAGACTCAACAATACTCACATCATCTGCTGAGATCCTAACATGCACCAATCTGTGTTTGCATTCAGGACAGCTCATTACACCCTGTGTAAAGtcaaaaaattcttcaaaaaagaGTCAAAACGCATTGAATTTTAAAGTTACCAGAAGAAGCACATACGAGACTAATTATTGAGCAAAAGATAGAATTCTCTTATGGTGGGaagggtgtgtgtgtgtgtgtgtgtgtgtgtgtgtttgtgcaAGCGTGAAGGGGAAGGACTAAAGTTTACTCATGAACTACTACTTCAGTGGGAAGAAACCTATTCATGAAAACAAAATGTTGGATGAAAAGTCAAGTTGTCTTGGAATTTGACTCCCACCGTTCCATCACAAGTTGGGCACTCTTTTGAAGGAAGTGGTTTTTGAAAATCCAATGATGATGGTAGATGAACCAACTCAGCCCGATTGTTGGCAATGGCGTCTGCTACAGATTCAGCAGTTGGCTTCTCTCCACTAAAAGTTAATAAGTTGAAGAACATATAAGGTGCATACAAATTGGAGGAGAATCTCACAAAATAATAAACGAGATGcactaaaagaaataaaaatataagagaatTATCCATTAAAAGAATTCTGCACTATCTTACATGCCCATTTTATATAAATCAGACACACATTGCCTTACTTGACAAAAGATATTTTCACTGCAGTCCAGATATTACTACATTAATTTAGTGTGACTTTAATGATCAAGGTCAACAACcaccattttagaaaaattaattggcataaaattagtattagtttgttaagaagtggattttaagtttaactcaaacCCACAAACAAGCTTAAAAGATAAGGTTTGCACTCATTTGTATAATGTAAattggtcttatctctagttAATAAGGAACATTCAACATACAACCTCATGTCGATAAGTAGACTTTAAGCTTAACTCAATTCCACAAAACatgcttgtaaggtgaggtttgcacccattTATACATTGTAGATTGACCTTATCCCTAGTTGATGTGGGACTCCCAACATAGTTAAAACTAATACTCCCTTTGGTCCTTACAAGCACCGGTCCATTTTATAAGACACTTTATAGTTCCAATGAtacatttatcttttttacttATTTGCCTTTACTAAATGTTTTTGGTATCTACTTTAGGGTTTTTCTTTAAAGAGAAGTATAAGCTAAGTTATAATTCAGGTATTTCCCAATGAAATCCTATTACAACATTTTTAACTCCCAAAGATTGTGTTCGTTTTCTCATTAAACAGCTATAATTTTGTTAACAGCGTCATATAAGGATTCGAGGGAGTAGCTTTCTTCCCGTCTAAACTTTGTATAGGGGGGTGCGTGACTATTTATTACTTAGTTTCCTTGGAAGCTTGGACAAACTACATTAGTAACCATGCATGACCCCAAATGCCAAAGATTGCAAAGTGTTCAAGTTCAAATAGAATCTCAACTTTTATGATCTTGCAATAATATTTGCAAGTTTAATTGTTTGTAGGTcctattaaaattttcaacaagAGCACTAAACAAACCACAGTTTACATAGTAATACTGACCGCAACCTCTAAATTCATCTAAATGGAGAGTAACTTACCTCTTCAAGGTGTAATTCTTCACTTGATAATGCACCCTCCCACTTCCTCTGCACATTGTACACCGCAAGGCCCGCCATCCACTACATGTATTACAATTCCTGCTCTTGAGACACACATTTAGTTAGAGTTCAACAAAAGTCAATCAGCAACACTAAAGTAATAAAAGATTAGAGATATCATGTATTCAAGTGACACCACAAAACCGTCAATCAAGGAATACAAAACAGCACCTTTGACAGAGCACCTTCCTCCCCAGCTCAAATGCAATGTCATAAGTTCCAAGAGCAGCTATAGCCTACAACCAAGCCATGCAGCAACAtctatcattataaaaataaaataaaattgaacctAGAACTAACAAGATAAAATTTTCAGAGAATAGAATTACCCCCAATATCAAACCAATAATCCATTTGATAAAAAAGTTGCAAACTAAAATGGTTTCCAAAAATACTTATTTGGTTTAAGATAACtccttttttattcattttcaatttgACTTATCATTACCAGAATACTAcattattttcaactttttcattctaaccttttgtttttctcaGAAACTGGAAAAACAACAGCACTTAATTTCGTGTCTATATCTATATAACTACATAAATGCAGGACAGTGAAAATAATAGTTTTGAAGACCACATGTGTCTTCTACAAGTATCCCCACAGAGGCAATCTTGCTACCACTAATCATCATTTCCTCCAGAAATTAGGGAATCAAATTGTACCCAGAATACAGATAAATTGCGAGAAaaagtgagagagagaaaaaatgcaTTGGGAAAGGGGACTGACGAAGACGGAAGTGGCAGAGAGCTTGGAGATGAGTTCAGGGACGCCGAAGCCGCGAGGTGCAGAGCCGGCAATGTCGAAAGCGAGAGTGAAGGGAGACAAGACAACCTTAATTGGGAAGTCCAATATGTCGATGATGTTTTGGCCGTAACGATTGCTGAAAACCTTGTACCGAACCCCCACGAACTTTTTCACCGCCCTCACCAATCGCTCTCGAGAACTCGACATGGCTACCCCAAAACATACACACTCACTCAGAGTCTGGGTGTGAAGAAGATAGAATCATAGATAAGACTTTTGTTATCCTTCAAATTCAACAATTCCACAATTTCCAAAGGATTTAAGACTTCCAAAGTAAAATTTCTATgctaaatataaattttcttttaccacacaaaattttcttatttgttttaacccaaacaaatgttttaaaatgtgcatttaaaaatataataatgctAATTCAAACATGTCtcacttatttaatatttaaataataaaaaattgggtctaactagaaaaaataatgatttatctAAAGAAATGTTTAAGGTTAAAATCCTTGTATTATCCCTGtttttgtttagaaattttaaatgagtttttaagattttaatttgtttccattagattctccttctctAAAATGTGTTTCAATTCTAAAATAGGTTTATAACgtaaattgttataaattgtttgtaattgtaattgttataaaattgttttgaaattttatatttaaatttataaagttgtttgAAATTGaaccaattaaaatattttttgttcgaaattaaaaatttattttataattgtgatTGGTTGTTCTATAACAATCATTGTTTCATGAAACATTGAATGATTGAATAATGTAACCTTATctttactaattttatattagaatttgTATATGAATGCATCTTGTGGAGGCATGGGTTGAGACACCctacattaatattttcatatatgatattataagtTATAACATTTTTGAAGActaaataatttgtattgtaCTTACTCTTTATCTTGTAGGACAATCTCCATTGAAAATGaagatttaatttcaatataatgTTGAATAAACCATAACTTCACAACTCAGACAATGATATTCCAGTTTTCCTTCTCAAGGTTCACTTTTGTTATGGAGTGAGATTGTTTATACAAAATAGACATGGTCAATAGTGAATGCAACAagttaatttacaaaataaacgATGCCCacaaatttatatacaaaataatatataagagaTTAGCGTAGGCACCAACAATACACTAGtcctttgaatttgaatttgaatttggcTTTTGAACtcttatgatttttttgttttggtcaACAATTTGTCgaaaaaatgacaaaagaaaGCATCAATAACACATTAACACACTTTTGAACATGTATATATTAgttaaaatggaaaaatatatatcaaaatacaAATTAGAGAATGCAAAGAGCACACGATGCAGACTTTATCAGAGTAGTTTATTGAAAACGAAAAACATGCAAAACCCTACTTTATGAGAGCTCAAATGTAAATAtgtatatagatataaaaaaaaaaacaattgtgaAAAGATGGTAAAATATGTAGAgattaataaagtaaaaatacataattgaacaaaaaatgcAAAACCCTACTTCATGACATTTCAAATGCAGATATATTGTGAAAAAATACAGCAAAATATGTAAAGAGCAAAAAAAACTAAGAACTTAGGAAAGGCAATCCTAACAAAAATTAAGTGTgaaaagagttaaaaaaaatgagtagaGATACATATTAGAAGACAAATCTTAGGTTAAATGTGATGTTAATAAGTggaattttatagaaaaataaaggaTTATTTTTTATAGCGTAAGAAACAAAAACTGCAAGGAGCTCAACCTTAATCAACCCTAAGAAAAACCTATGtgtgaaaaaatagaaaaaaatagtagatATTAGAACACAAATTTGATGTTAAATATGAGAGGaatcactataaaaaaatatgatatttgtgacggttaaaattgaaaattttagtgGTTAAAGACCGTGACAAATAACTTTTTTAGTGGTTAGAATAACCGCCACAATTgcatatatcaaaataatttgtgACAGAAATATTTTAACTGTTGGTATTATtgctaaaaaattttaaaaaaattgtaacggttaaaaactgccacaaaatttacttttttttaatcctTTATCATATTTCCACAGTTAAAAATCgttacaaaatatatcattatttaacACTTATTTGACGGTTTTAAAACCgtcacaaatttttttaatttttttttttcaaattttcaattcaattataaataattaaattatctttttaattatagaattgAAATGTTTGATAGATAAGAAATAAGATATTCATTAGCTTTacatatcatatatataaacaaacataaataagATAGCTTGTTCACCCATTATAGAGAATCAAGGGAATTGCTATGAAGTCTTAATTCTTTGATAGATTTACTTTCCCCTTTTTAGGATCgagaaaaaactaattttaaataattgtggAAGCTTAAAGTGGTCTGCATGAGTTCAAGCTAGTAGTACATGTAAAATACATCAGGCAATTTTCAACTTCCATGAATATATCCTAATGTAATGTCAGATGAGTAATAGGCTTAAATACATTAAACCACGCAGGTCCATGAACATCATAGAATGCCACACGGTCATTGCTAGTTCCAGCATCCAACCGTCATCTTTACAGGCCGATGAAGAGAAAAGTGCTTCATAAGAAATGTAAGATGATGGTTTTCTAGAACCAGAATatgaaatatacattttttttatccaggCCAACACTAGCAATGATATGTTAATTGAAGAAAGAATTAGAAAGCAAAATCATTGTAACTTAGAGAATGGATCAAAAGTTTACAGCGAGAAAGATGAAACAATCTCATTGTATACTATAAAAGCCAAACTTACAATAAAAATTGAAACCTTGTCATTGGATGGAGAAAAGTTAATACTAGTAGTTGGAGCAGGATGTTGCTTTGTCCATGAAACCTTTCTTCCGTCCAGGGGTAATTTGGCACCACTCTCAGCCCTACATTTAACTAGTATATGTATTCTCACCTTTGCCTATGTAGCCAATAAAAATATCTGAGAAACATAAATACAAATAGCTAAAATATGCTTAATAATTGATCGTGACAGTAATGCCTGAGTGATACACAAGATCTTTGCTTCAAATCCAAtatggaaaaattaaatttccaaTCATAAACAAACATGCTTGTTGACCACTAAACAAAGGTTTGTATCATGTTCAGTTCCCGTATTTGCCTTGAGAGCTTTGGCAAGCTCTACAAGTTTAGCTTTCCTGCACAAATATTGCAAAGGTTGCAATTCTTAAAAGTTGTTGGCTATaacattgaaataaattttcaaaggaaaaaaaatattgaagtaaacttccctttacatatattttacaaGGAAATTCACTAACTCAGAATAATATTTCCTTAGAATAATGTtctcataattattaaaaataataacataatgtAAACACTATGGGTTGAAGGATATGTTACATgtaattaaatcaaaatcaaactaATGTAAACAATGGCTTGGTTTGACAATACCTcaatatatataagaaatcaaaataataatgacAGAGAAACCTACCAAAAAATTACTTAGATAACTAGGTTTTAATTACTTGATAAGGTTGTCTATATCAAAATTAGTGGTGACATCACTTTATCTGATGCATGCATTTGTCAATGATAGGATCCTAAATGGGACTTGATCATGTAGGTGTTGTGTTAAGCAGAATTTCCAATACTTTCTGAAGAAAAGAGCTAGGTTAGGTTGTTGAGACTTAGGAATATATATTCATGTTCAATATAAGATAGGTCATGCATGGAGCTGAGTTGCTAGAAGAAATTGACGAATGAGCAGTGATTTTTCAATATTCCATTTTCCAAATACCTACTTAATACTTATCATCTATCTTTATCTCACACTTTCCCACTTCCTGACAAGTTATATCATGTATCATACCTATACTTGTTTTTTCTCAACTTATCTTCATAAATAAGTTTTAGGTGtccaaacaaataaaatatagttatcTCTTTCGTGGGTCTTTGCCTTTGGATAATGGAAATGGGCAATCCGCGCTTAATAGTTGTCCTAACAGTTAAGATTTATTAAGGCATGACTTGAAGTGCCTAACCattactaagaaaaaaaaaggtagtgCCTGGCTGGTTACAATACCACTTATTATTTCTTCATGAGagtcaaaagaaaaacatagaCCAATTGCCTTCCTTTTAGTAATCACAGCCTTGGTATTAGAATTAACAGTCATACTTGAAAGAAAATGTGGATTGCCTCAATAAGTTAAGAAAATACATGGATTTAGCTAGTTAGAAACAGGAATTACCAAGATACATTTCCAAACTGGACAGTAAAGGTACTTGCTGCAAGACTAAGCCAAGTTCACCCCTCGACGACTATTAACTTAGGTGAATAGATGTTTTCCAAGGTGAAAATGAATTCCAAAAAACTAATACATGCATGGAATAAGGTTAGATTATTAAGAACAAATatcaaatccaacccaaaaggCTAACACAGGTATGACAATAATGTTCATATACATTATGTAGATGGCTAATGCATGGTGGAATGAGGTTGGACTgttaagaaaaaatgaaaatgatcaCTTAAAACTATTAGAATGATGTACCTAGTTATTTGAAATCAAGAAAAACAATGCATATGAATGAATTCCAAATTTGTTTGatgaaatgcatga
This region of Vigna unguiculata cultivar IT97K-499-35 chromosome 5, ASM411807v1, whole genome shotgun sequence genomic DNA includes:
- the LOC114186247 gene encoding uncharacterized protein LOC114186247, which produces MSSSRERLVRAVKKFVGVRYKVFSNRYGQNIIDILDFPIKVVLSPFTLAFDIAGSAPRGFGVPELISKLSATSVFAIAALGTYDIAFELGRKVLCQRNCNTCSGWRALRCTMCRGSGRVHYQVKNYTLKSGEKPTAESVADAIANNRAELVHLPSSLDFQKPLPSKECPTCDGTGVMSCPECKHRLVHVRISADDIMEPPWQAYNVLKKMDYPYEHIVHSMKDPSIAAFWLITFPQIMGGFTYDDDVKQKIWWQYKESRRYDQLRDVVAKRKPGWEYLQEALISIDPDRARDDPVIVKNVPYYKAQKALETEVMKLDPPPRPSNWGELDLPLNASSWSEEDLKNPEKFYEMTVLLNAQREISDKILDAQWETKWRQDKLNEMLEAKVKPYIQDIDNAVLPEPILLKPQIQEKIQRRRWFFF